A window of the Trichoderma asperellum chromosome 4, complete sequence genome harbors these coding sequences:
- a CDS encoding uncharacterized protein (EggNog:ENOG41), translated as MARMEAQVQQRTLPTKSAGLTNILNRDDRAPSHTTTAPQLRDSGFYSTHENSSKHTSAASFTVTGLSPAGSGYSSVDKTPSPVASTMLPQSVVSPSASNMSVASMVSPNNVAIVPNGADQRRFDRPTSLDTASVSGAMLGEGLTTNAASRRESVDSRINQGLSDMRLGGSPYTSNNQSSSSIQNTLHAQRNPRPGLEALAHHRISNGYQPSAERNPEPKVIRTAPTITGPTTSHIARAAEPTKGQAWAFPEDDLRANNQSSYDVSRRSSITESIASSQFTTESRLPPGQRRLEDGAEFSRMNSSEFPPVHHHTMQHKQLADLQAEESNGATGSQPYSRTPELRVSHKLAERKRRTEMKELFDQLRDLMPQERGSKASKWEILTKAIAEHQRQTEHVRALQSHYNTVIAENDMLRREVSGLRMENSQLVGELNRQSAPPPAPIGQPSYSSDPYASAPRTELPPLRSISNSIPNGPDSMTGVQYEAPRSNGYRPERY; from the exons ATGGCTAGGATGGAAGCGCAGGTACAGCAGCGAACGCTGCCCACCAAGTCGGCCGGCCTCACCAACATCCTGAACAGAGACGATCGAGCACCTTCCCATACCACGACCGCCCCTCAGCTTCGCGACTCTGGGTTTTATTCTACCCATGAGAACTCTAGCAAGC ATACTTCAGCAGCATCCTTCACGGTTACTGGACTCAGCCCTGCCGGATCTGGCTACTCTTCAGTCGACAAGACGCCCTCCCCCGTAGCCTCCACTATGTTACCTCAATCGGTTGTTTCCCCCTCTGCTAGCAACATGAGCGTGGCCTCGATGGTTTCTCCCAACAATGTTGCTATTGTTCCCAACGGTGCCGACCAGCGAAGATTCGACCGACCGACCTCGCTAGACACAGCCAGCGTTTCAGGGGCAATGCTGGGAGAAGGGCTCACTACCAATGCGGCCAGCCGACGTGAAAGCGTAGACAGCAGAATCAACCAGGGCCTTAGTGATATGCGCCTGGGAGGCTCTCCCTACACTAGCAATAACCaatcttcgtcgtccatcCAAAACACACTCCATGCGCAGCGGAACCCCAGGCCCGGTCTGGAGGCTCTTGCGCACCATAGAATTTCAAATGGCTACCAGCCTAGTGCTGAGCGAAACCCAGAGCCAAAGGTGATTAGGACTGCCCCTACAATTACTGGACCTACGACTAGCCATATCGCCCGTGCTGCCGAGCCGACTAAGGGTCAGGCGTGGGCTTTCCCGGAGGACGATCTAAGAGCCAATAATCAATCTTCGTACGATGTatctcgccgcagcagcatcacggAGTCGATTGCAAGCAGCCAGTTTACCACCGAGTCCAGACTGCCGCCGGGCCAGCGCAGACTTGAAGATGGGGCTGAGTTTTCCCGCATGAACTCATCCGAGTTCCCGCCTGTGCACCACCACACCATGCAGCATAAGCAGCTTGCCGATCTTCAAGCTGAGGAGAGTAACGGAGCAACGGGATCACAGCCCTATAGCCGAACCCCTGAGCTCAGAGTAAGCCACAAATTGGCTGAACGGAAGCGAAGAACCGAGATGAAGGAGCTATTTGACCAGCTACGCGATTTGATGCCTCAAGAGCGCGGCTCGAAGGCGTCTAAGTGGGAGATTCTCACAAAAG CCATTGCGGAGCATCAAAGGCAGACTGAACACGTCCGAGCACTTCAGTCTCACTATAACACAGTCATAGCCGAGAACGATATGCTGCGGCGAGAGGTGTCGGGACTGCGAATGGAGAATTCTCAACTCGTAGGAGAGCTGAATCGCCAGTCAGCACCGCCTCCTGCGCCCATTGGCCAGCCTTCTTACTCGTCTGATCCCTATGCAAGTGCTCCCCGGACTGAGCTGCCACCTCTCCGGTctatcagcaacagcatcccGAACGGCCCTGACTCTATGACGGGTGTGCAGTATGAGGCGCCGCGATCCAACGGATACCGACCAGAGCGTTACTAG
- a CDS encoding uncharacterized protein (EggNog:ENOG41), translating into MISLDSHQQQQHHYSYSFTSPPPWPMDPFTGGTDTSSLSSIGSGLRKMDRISADGGSAASRQKSCNACVRGKRRCDKRTPRCTRCAAKGLDCVYQRQPQQQQQTQQLRHQQQSPAGTSTAATVPSCASVSTVEGSCTTPEMPPEFDMSFDIESLSTTTGTNTSPESLQQDAGMGLGCDPHSHHPHADLGFSIVDLMNGSGTGDGGLWDLSGFGDSGKMDLPPVPIAPSLQTEQPSQSTQSQHLQPQQPIRDLSILQNEDQCITADVCQVHDPRSKIGFIVKAISDMYRGFAQRREAPFMHPRLWSSQLPKPILTAFSAATAYSTQTPQTKGWTLKVLLDAVREVHRDGERATTHADRLARVQALLLLNSMRIFDGDLGMRAAAEREMSVFLAWVKDLIALKVELEEGLPASAHMLRDKPPKSWESWIMIECTRRTIMMSFAIMCLVFVLKSEEAPPEFWEDGHSFTASRHLWEATSSVEFFRAWREKPQYCVTDMSFKEFWMYARADDMDEFTRLMLTTQVGVDAIEHFMAGETNIPVPPGMGTR; encoded by the exons ATGATCTCGCTTGATAgtcaccaacagcagcagcatcactaCAGCTACTCTTTCACCTCCCCCCCTCCGTGGCCGATGGATCCTTTTACTGGCGGCACGGATACCAGCTCGCTGAGCAGCATCGGCTCGGGCCTACGCAAGATGGATCGCATCAGCGCTGACGGCGGCTCTGCGGCCTCGCGCCAGAAGAGCTGCAATGCCTGTGTCCGCGGCAAGCGACGCTGTGATAAGCGCACGCCACGATGCACTAGATGTGCAGCCAAGGGACTCGATTGCGTCTACCAGCGTCAaccgcaacagcagcagcagacacAGCAACTCCGGCATCAGCAACAGTCACCAGCCGGCACCTCTACTGCGGCAACGGTACCCTCATGTGCCTCAGTATCAACCGTTGAGGGCAGCTGCACCACGCCAGAGATGCCTCCTGAATTCGACATGAGCTTTGATATCGAGAGCCTCAGCACCACAACCGGCACCAACACCAGCCCAGAGAGCCTCCAGCAGGATGCGGGGATGGGGCTCGGCTGCGACCCTCATTCGCATCATCCGCACGCAGATCTAGGCTTCTCCATTGTCGACCTAATGAATGGGAGCGGCACAGGTGATGGTGGTTTGTGGGATCTGAGCGGGTTTGGAGACAGTGGCAAGATGGACCTCCCCCCAGTTCCTATCGCGCCGTCACTACAGACAGAACAGCCATCACAATCGACACAGTCGCAACACCTACAACCACAACAGCCTATTCGTGATCTTTCTATTCTCCAAAACGAGGATCAGTGTATTACAGCCGACGTCTGCCAGGTCCACGACCCCCGCAGCAAGATCGGCTTCATCGTCAAAGCCATTTCTGACATGTACAGAGGATTTGCTCAGCGTCGTGAGGCGCCCTTCATGCACCCTCGCCTCTGGTCCTCACAGCTGCCCAAGCCAATCTTGACAGCGTTTTCCGCTGCTACGGCATACTCTACACAGACCCCACAGACCAAAGGGTGGACGCTCAAGGTGTTGCTGGACGCCGTGCGCGAAGTCCATCGTGACGGTGAGAGAGCGACTACGCATGCGGATCGGTTGGCAAGAGTGCAGGCGCTTTTGTTGTTGAACTCGATGCGCATCTTTGATGGTGATTTGGGCATGAGGGCCgcggcagagagagagatgagcgTGTTTTTGGCGTGGGTGAAAGACTTGATAGCGCTCAAGGTTGAGCTGGAAGAGGGCTTGCCAGCGTCAGCACACATGCTGAGGGATAAGCCGCCAAAGAGCTGGGAG AGCTGGATCATGATAGAATGCACGAGGCGGACCATCATGATGTCCTTTGCCATAATGTGTCTTGTCTTCGTCCTCAAGTCAGAAGAAG CCCCTCCAGAGTTTTGGGAAGACGGCCACAGCTTCACTGCCTCGCGACATCTTTGGGAGGCCACCTCCTCGGTGGAATTCTTCCGCGCGTGGCGCGAGAAGCCGCAGTACTGCGTCACAGACATGAGTTTCAAGGAGTTTTGGATGTATGCTCGGGCGGATGACATGGATGAGTTTACGAGGCTGATGCTGACGAC GCAAGTTGGCGTGGATGCCATTGAGCACTTCATGGCAGGCGAAACAAATATTCCGGTACCGCCAGGAATGGGAACACGGTGA
- a CDS encoding uncharacterized protein (EggNog:ENOG41), giving the protein MSDAPSNTASALRRPSTSSETSSLSSASTAYTTYSYTKEGQPLLDIHERKVKRGLRQKARDMVHDMGSPPTARQDAKDGKETLNHAPLGGMIGEPMARPGKI; this is encoded by the coding sequence atGTCTGACGCTCCCTCCAATACTGCCTCTGCCTTGCGGCGCCCCTCCACCAGCTCCGAGACCTCCTCCCTGTCCTCGGCCTCGACCGCCTACACCACTTACTCTTATACCAAGGAAGGCCAGCCGCTCCTCGACATTCACGAGAGAAAAGTAAAGAGAGGCCTGCGCCAGAAGGCTCGCGACATGGTGCACGACATGGGTAGCCCACCCACTGCGCGACAAGATgccaaggatggcaaggAGACGCTCAATCACGCCCCGTTGGGCGGCATGATAGGCGAACCCATGGCGAGGCCAGGCAAGATTTAG